A region from the Benincasa hispida cultivar B227 chromosome 12, ASM972705v1, whole genome shotgun sequence genome encodes:
- the LOC120092925 gene encoding U-box domain-containing protein 33-like isoform X2, with translation MGAAADKYHSRKMTKIRSRKAMYVHLNAPAFCQIQFVCNGQLIRIREACPQEPHADISLPSPQSQNINGASWRPVQSGQFNGRIIDSPSIGMERLTISDAILNTSGTWSAFEHSYSTSPSSGCMDVASSRTEEDEFELGLDSPRQLTNFAPNSSPPHLLGFQQDGSADDSLYIQLEKAITDAANARREAFREALKRAKAEIELGHAIRRAKVAEALYAEEFRGRKETEEARSKEREELDDVKNQVNEMTKELQIARNKGLKLENQIAESDEMVKELEQKILSAIELLHNYKNDRDELLKQRDEALKELNDIRTRQVEARIQHSAHEFSFSEIAEATRKFDPSLKIVEGTNGSMYKGLLYNTEVSIKMLCSHNLQNPEDEFQREVDVLSKLRHPNIATLIGVCPEACILVYDYFPNGNLEDRLACKDNSSPLSWKTRIRIATELCSALIFIHSNKVCKIIHGDMKPSNVLLDANYVPKLAGFGTCHFLPHDEKSSYNEDLSAGYDAKGNHEFPLTTELDVFSFGMILLSLLTGQSYLRLKEDVQFIINIKKRKLKDVLDPRAGDWPFVQAEQLAQLALRCCNTNSMYRPDLVSDVWRVLEPMRASCGGSQSVCLSFGDQQVQPPPYFICPIFQEVMEDPHVAADGFTYEAEALRGWLDSGHDTSPMTNLRLDHQNLVPNRALRSVIQEWLQQHQ, from the exons aaaaatgacaaaaatcaGGTCGAGGAAAGCTATGTATGTTCACCTGAATGCACCAGCTTTCTGTCAAATTCAATTTGTTTGCAACGGGCAGCTAATTCGCATTAG GGAAGCTTGTCCACAAGAACCTCATGCAGATATCTCACTGCCATCACCTCAGTCACAGAACATCAACGGGGCAAGTTGGAGACCAGTGCAGTCTGGCCAATTTAATGGGAGAATAATAGACAGTCCATCAATTGGCATGGAAAGGCTTACAATTTCAGATGCCATTTTGAATACTAGTGGGACTTGGAGCGCTTTTGAGCATTCATATTCAACAAGTCCATCCAGTGGGTGTATGGATGTTGCATCTTCAAGGACTGAGGAAGATGAGTTTGAACTAGGATTAGATTCTCCTCGTCAGTTGACTAATTTTGCTCCCAACTCATCTCCTCCACATTTGTTG GGATTCCAGCAAGATGGAAGTGCTGATGATAGTCTTTATATTCAACTTGAAAAGGCGATAACCGATGCAGCAAATGCCAGGCGAGAAGCCTTTAGAGAGGCATTGAAGCGAGCAAAAGCTGAAATAGAACTTGGCCATGCTATTCGCAGG GCTAAAGTTGCTGAAGCCTTGTATGCTGAAGAGTTCAGAGGAAGGAAGGAAACTGAAGAAGCACGgtcaaaagaaagagaagaactTGACGATGTGAAGAACCAAGTAAATGAAATGACGAAGGAGCTCCAAATTGCTCGAAACAAGggattaaaattagaaaaccaAATTGCAGAATCTGATGAGATGGTGAAGGAGTTAGAGCAGAAGATTCTCTCAGCCATAGAACTGCTgcataattacaaaaatgatCGAGATGAGTTGCTGAAGCAACGAGATGAAGCACTCAAAGAATTGAATGACATAAGGACGAGACAAGTAGAGGCCAGAATTCAACATAGTGCTCATGAGTTCTCATTCTCAGAAATTGCAGAAGCGACTCGGAAATTCGATCCCTCCCTTAAGATTGTAGAGGGTACAAATGGAAGCATGTATAAAGGTCTGCTGTATAACACTGAGGTTTCCATTAAAATGCTCTGTTCTCATAACTTGCAGAATCCAGAAGACGAGTTTCAACGTGAG GTTGATGTATTGAGTAAGCTGAGACATCCCAATATTGCCACACTCATTGGAGTCTGTCCGGAGGCTTGTATTCTTGTCTATGACTATTTTCCTAATGGAAATTTAGAAGATAGGCTAGCTTGCAAGGACAATTCCTCTCCATTATCATGGAAAACTCGGATACGTATCGCTACAGAGTTATGCTCGGCTCTTATATTTATTCATTCGAATAAAGTTTGCAAGATCATTCATGGTGACATGAAGCCTTCAAATGTACTATTAGATGCAAATTACGTTCCTAAACTTGCCGGATTTGGAACTTGTCATTTTTTGCCTCATGATGAAAAGTCAAGTTACAATGAGGATTTATCTGCCGGATATGATGCGAAAGGCAATCATGAATTCCCTCTCACAACAGAATTAGATGTTTTTTCATTTGGCATGATATTGTTAAGTTTGTTAACTGGACAATCATACTTGAGATTGAAAGAAGATGTCCAGTTCATCATAAACATAAAGAAACGAAAATTGAAAGATGTTTTGGATCCACGAGCAGGGGACTGGCCATTCGTGCAGGCTGAACAGTTGGCCCAGTTGGCATTGAGGTGTTGCAATACAAATAGTATGTACAGGCCAGACCTTGTATCTGATGTGTGGAGAGTACTTGAGCCAATGAGGGCTTCTTGTGGAGGTTCACAATCAGTATGCCTAAGCTTTGGAGACCAGCAAGTGCAACCTCCTCCTTATTTCATATGTCCTATTTTTCAG GAAGTCATGGAGGATCCTCACGTAGCAGCCGACGGGTTTACTTACGAGGCAGAGGCTTTGAGAGGATGGTTAGACAGTGGACACGACACTTCACCGATGACGAACCTAAGGCTTGATCACCAAAACCTCGTCCCTAACCGTGCTCTTCGTTCTGTAATTCAAGAATGGTTGCAACAGCACCAGTAA